In Nitrosophilus labii, the following proteins share a genomic window:
- a CDS encoding class II 3-deoxy-7-phosphoheptulonate synthase → MSWSPKSWRDFPIKQQPTYKDINRLKEIEKELSTYPPLIFAGEARDLKEKLSEVANGKAFLLQGGDCAESFANFNAANIRNLFKVLLQMNMVLMYSSGKPIVKIGRIAGQYAKPRSSDFEEVDGVKLPSYRGDIVNDIDFTSEAREAKPEKLLEAYYKSAATLNLLRAFARGGFASLDKVHKWNVDFVKNKDLGEKFEELACKITESLKFMEACGIDIKNTPQLSQTVLYTSHEALLLNYEEGLTRKDTFTGEWYDCSAHFLWIGDRTRDVNGAHVEFFRGIKNPIGVKVGPSMKKDELLELIDRLNPENEPGRLTLIVRMGADKIGEFFPPLLRVVKDAGKNVVWSCDPMHGNTYKTESGLKTRDFEKILSEVKQFFQIHKAEGTYAGGIHLEMTGSDVTECTGSISSSITAEGLKSRYHTQCDPRLNADQALELSFMIAETMKDIKN, encoded by the coding sequence ATGAGTTGGAGTCCGAAAAGTTGGAGAGATTTTCCTATAAAACAGCAACCTACATACAAAGATATAAACAGACTAAAAGAGATAGAAAAAGAGCTTAGTACATACCCGCCTCTGATTTTTGCGGGTGAAGCTAGGGATTTGAAAGAGAAGTTATCAGAAGTGGCCAACGGAAAAGCCTTTTTACTTCAAGGCGGCGATTGTGCTGAGAGTTTTGCCAATTTCAATGCGGCAAATATAAGAAATCTTTTTAAGGTATTGCTGCAAATGAATATGGTTTTGATGTACTCATCAGGTAAACCTATAGTCAAGATAGGAAGAATTGCGGGACAGTATGCAAAACCTAGAAGTAGTGATTTTGAAGAGGTTGATGGAGTAAAACTTCCAAGTTATAGGGGAGATATAGTAAATGATATAGATTTTACTTCCGAAGCTAGAGAGGCTAAACCAGAAAAACTTCTTGAAGCTTACTATAAATCTGCCGCAACTTTAAATCTTTTAAGGGCTTTTGCAAGAGGGGGATTTGCATCTTTAGACAAAGTTCATAAATGGAACGTAGATTTTGTTAAAAATAAAGATTTAGGCGAAAAGTTTGAAGAGCTTGCCTGTAAGATAACAGAATCTCTCAAATTTATGGAAGCGTGCGGGATAGATATAAAAAATACGCCGCAACTAAGTCAAACCGTGCTTTACACTTCTCATGAGGCCTTGCTTTTAAATTATGAAGAGGGTCTTACTAGAAAGGATACTTTTACGGGAGAGTGGTACGATTGCTCTGCTCACTTTTTATGGATAGGCGATAGAACTAGAGACGTAAACGGCGCCCATGTAGAATTTTTTAGAGGTATTAAAAACCCAATCGGGGTAAAAGTTGGTCCATCGATGAAAAAAGATGAACTTTTAGAGCTAATTGATAGGCTAAATCCCGAAAATGAACCGGGAAGACTTACCTTAATAGTCAGGATGGGAGCAGACAAGATAGGCGAGTTTTTTCCACCACTTTTAAGAGTAGTTAAAGATGCCGGTAAAAATGTGGTTTGGAGTTGTGATCCTATGCATGGTAACACCTATAAAACCGAAAGTGGATTAAAAACTAGAGATTTTGAGAAAATCTTAAGCGAAGTAAAACAGTTTTTTCAGATTCATAAAGCAGAAGGCACATATGCCGGCGGGATTCATCTTGAGATGACCGGTTCGGATGTTACAGAGTGTACTGGAAGTATAAGTAGCTCTATAACTGCTGAAGGATTAAAGAGTAGATACCATACGCAGTGTGATCCAAGACTAAACGCTGATCAGGCTTTGGAACTCTCTTTTATGATTGCTGAAACTATGAAAGATATTAAAAACTAA
- a CDS encoding diguanylate cyclase codes for MDMETIDYKNPIEIAPKVWWVGYVLPDDPFQCHVYLIENGENSILIDPGSKLTWDVTRKKILNIIPLENIKYIICHHQDPDITSCIDDLLSEIGTKDRYIVTHWRTATLLKHYNWGIDFYEVDQNGWKLKADDREIEFVFTPYMHFAGNICSFDKKNKILFSSDIFGAFTETFRLFVDDPKKYFEQMKLFHTHYMPSREIVNHGLDMIEKKDPQLIAPQHGSIIPKKMIPYLISRLRKLDVGIYLQFSGYKNVHRLTKANEILSKIFEQISFTTTTIYEKIGTVMMLMNELFALERVVCLSSIDGKVIIFDTFIDHPKETLLEEKNLFELVEETLSKEGSSFYLNKIVDVDLHNEYLAYPFVTYNEHHSVNGVCYFLFSKEEIINEEDKEILKNFKKLFSIMLMKEIGHYRIQKERNELLYKVITDSLTKLYNRYYLEEIASKEFNKAKRHGYPLSVVMIDIDNFKDINDNYGHDVGDIVLKDFARILQINLRESDFLFRFGGEEFLILMPFTTNKDAKKVIERIRRALSGKGGLKVADKTIYYTFSAGISQYSNEKSVMELIKKADKMMYLAKQKGKNRTQL; via the coding sequence ATGGATATGGAAACTATTGATTATAAAAATCCAATAGAAATAGCTCCTAAAGTTTGGTGGGTAGGATATGTTTTACCTGATGATCCATTTCAATGTCATGTATATCTTATAGAAAACGGCGAAAATTCTATTTTGATTGATCCTGGGTCAAAACTCACCTGGGATGTCACTAGAAAAAAAATTTTAAATATAATACCCCTAGAGAATATAAAATATATTATATGTCATCATCAAGATCCCGATATAACCTCTTGTATTGACGATCTTTTAAGCGAAATAGGAACTAAAGATAGATATATCGTAACTCATTGGCGTACAGCTACCCTACTAAAACATTATAATTGGGGTATAGATTTTTATGAAGTTGATCAAAACGGCTGGAAACTAAAAGCAGACGATAGAGAAATAGAGTTTGTTTTTACTCCTTATATGCATTTTGCGGGAAATATATGCAGTTTCGATAAAAAAAATAAAATACTATTTTCAAGCGATATATTTGGGGCTTTTACGGAAACTTTTAGGCTTTTTGTAGATGACCCCAAAAAATATTTTGAACAAATGAAACTTTTTCATACTCATTATATGCCTAGCAGAGAGATAGTAAATCACGGTTTAGATATGATAGAAAAAAAAGATCCTCAACTGATAGCTCCGCAACACGGTTCTATTATTCCAAAAAAAATGATACCCTATCTTATATCACGACTTAGAAAGTTAGACGTTGGTATTTATTTACAGTTTAGCGGATATAAAAATGTTCATCGTCTTACAAAAGCAAATGAGATACTTTCTAAAATTTTTGAACAGATATCTTTTACTACAACTACTATATATGAAAAAATTGGTACCGTTATGATGTTAATGAATGAACTTTTTGCTTTAGAAAGAGTAGTGTGTTTGAGCAGTATAGATGGGAAAGTAATAATATTTGATACATTTATAGATCATCCCAAAGAGACCTTACTTGAAGAAAAAAATCTTTTTGAATTAGTAGAAGAAACATTATCAAAAGAAGGGAGTAGTTTTTATTTAAATAAAATAGTAGATGTAGATTTGCATAACGAGTATCTTGCTTATCCTTTCGTTACTTATAATGAGCATCACTCGGTGAACGGAGTATGTTATTTTCTCTTTTCAAAAGAAGAGATCATTAACGAAGAAGATAAAGAGATTTTAAAAAACTTTAAAAAACTTTTTTCTATTATGCTCATGAAAGAGATAGGGCATTATCGTATCCAAAAAGAGCGAAATGAACTATTGTACAAGGTTATTACAGATAGTTTAACAAAACTTTATAACAGATATTATTTGGAGGAGATAGCCTCTAAAGAGTTTAATAAAGCAAAAAGACATGGATATCCCTTAAGTGTTGTGATGATAGATATCGATAATTTTAAGGATATAAATGATAATTACGGACATGATGTTGGAGATATAGTTCTTAAAGATTTTGCCCGTATTTTACAAATAAATCTTCGAGAGAGCGATTTTCTTTTTAGGTTTGGCGGAGAAGAGTTTTTGATATTGATGCCTTTTACAACCAATAAAGATGCAAAAAAGGTGATTGAGAGGATTCGTAGAGCTTTATCTGGAAAAGGAGGCCTTAAGGTAGCCGATAAAACTATATATTATACATTTAGTGCCGGAATATCACAATACAGTAATGAAAAGTCGGTTATGGAGCTTATTAAAAAGGCTGATAAAATGATGTATTTGGCTAAACAAAAAGGTAAAAATAGAACTCAGTTGTAA
- the ccsA gene encoding cytochrome c biogenesis protein CcsA: MVKYLKSLFLSIKSAIIYMFIFAISIGVATFIENDYGTQTAKALIYNARWFEILMIILAVNLMYNIFRFRLFRKEKWITGVFHFAFIIILIGAAVTRYFGYEGIMHIREGTTQDKIVSDRTYVLVDIVKEGKSYHFESPILLSAIGENRFKKSINLGNEELILELKRYVPNAKIEFVKDKNGESVVSLMISAGGEVENVTLKRGESIDLGSFVLSFEDSVKTEKKVVKIEEKEGKLYIDSPFEVRILSMSDKKEQTLNKHEKLPFERGKLYSISGVNIVVKDYQKGVKPILVSKGAKVKEKNIQDALVFELSSKGRKKELTLFGKPNQIGNPVYTELGDMKITVTYGSKIIKLPFALKLVDFQIEKYPGSMSPSSYASEVVLIDNEKKVVMPYKIYMNNVLDYRGYRFFQSSYDMDEKGTILSVNHDPGTIITYIGYTLLFLGMIFHLFTPQSRFMKLIRLTKRVQKKRQAMLMSSVLLVVLFLPFSLLAAENESKDPLKIAKSFDKNHAEKFGELLVQDRDGRIEPVDTLSRMVLAKVTKKEKFLGLSSNQVFLGMTIKPNIWQNIKMIYVHHPKLKEILGLKSEEKYASFKEFFDQNGNYLIEKYVQVAVAKKPSQRDKLDKEVIKVDERVNVCYLVYTGELLRIFPKPNDKNQKWYSPIEAIKTFPPKQAELVRLITASYFSNIDEALVSGDWEKADKALEVIKDYQKYYGASIIPSKTKLKAELLYNKLDIFNRLVPYYTIIGFLLLILILVNLINPKIKIEAVIKIGLFFIILGFLAQTFGLGLRWYVAGHAPWSDGYESMVYISWAIVLAGFFFSKNSPIALAATALLSGLILFVAHLNWLDPQITNLVPVLKSYWLMIHVSVITASYGFLGLSALLAFIVLILYIFMNENNKKILILTIKELTYTNEMSLIVGLILVTIGNFLGGVWANESWGRYWGWDPKETWALVTILIYACVEHMRLVPKLNGLFLYNVASLLAFSSVIMTYFGVNFYLSGLHSYAQGDPVPIPTWVYYAVALLFSLIAAAYYKRRKLNVDLRMN; this comes from the coding sequence ATGGTTAAATATTTAAAAAGTCTTTTTTTGTCAATAAAATCTGCAATTATTTATATGTTTATTTTTGCTATATCTATAGGGGTAGCTACGTTTATAGAAAACGACTATGGAACGCAAACCGCTAAAGCTTTGATCTATAACGCTAGATGGTTTGAAATTTTAATGATTATTTTAGCGGTGAATCTTATGTATAATATTTTTAGATTTAGACTTTTTCGTAAAGAGAAGTGGATAACCGGAGTTTTTCATTTTGCTTTTATAATCATATTGATCGGTGCTGCGGTTACAAGATATTTCGGATATGAAGGGATAATGCATATAAGAGAGGGTACGACTCAAGATAAAATAGTTTCTGATAGAACATACGTTTTAGTTGATATCGTTAAAGAGGGTAAAAGCTACCATTTCGAATCTCCGATACTTCTTTCAGCAATAGGCGAAAACCGTTTTAAAAAGAGTATAAATTTAGGTAATGAAGAGTTGATATTGGAGCTTAAAAGATACGTTCCAAACGCCAAGATAGAGTTTGTAAAAGATAAAAACGGGGAAAGTGTTGTATCTTTAATGATTTCTGCTGGCGGCGAAGTTGAAAATGTTACTTTGAAAAGAGGTGAATCTATTGATCTGGGTTCTTTTGTTTTAAGTTTCGAAGATAGCGTTAAAACAGAAAAAAAAGTGGTTAAAATCGAAGAGAAAGAGGGCAAACTCTATATAGATTCTCCCTTTGAAGTGCGTATTTTAAGTATGTCCGATAAAAAAGAACAAACTCTTAATAAGCACGAAAAACTTCCGTTTGAGAGGGGAAAACTCTATAGTATAAGCGGCGTAAATATAGTGGTTAAAGATTACCAAAAAGGAGTAAAGCCGATTCTTGTCTCGAAAGGTGCGAAGGTAAAAGAGAAAAATATACAAGACGCCCTTGTGTTTGAGTTAAGCTCAAAAGGAAGAAAAAAAGAGTTAACCCTTTTTGGCAAACCTAACCAAATCGGAAATCCGGTATATACCGAATTAGGAGATATGAAAATAACCGTCACCTACGGTTCAAAAATAATAAAACTCCCTTTTGCTCTAAAGCTTGTAGATTTTCAAATAGAAAAATATCCCGGTTCTATGAGTCCTTCTTCATACGCTAGTGAAGTGGTGTTGATTGATAATGAAAAAAAAGTTGTTATGCCTTATAAAATATATATGAATAATGTCTTAGATTATAGAGGATATAGATTTTTCCAAAGCTCTTACGATATGGATGAAAAAGGTACTATACTGTCTGTTAATCACGATCCGGGAACTATAATAACTTATATAGGATATACTTTACTGTTTTTAGGGATGATTTTTCATCTTTTTACGCCTCAAAGCAGATTTATGAAACTTATACGCCTTACTAAAAGAGTGCAAAAGAAACGTCAAGCTATGCTTATGAGCTCGGTTTTGTTGGTGGTTTTATTTTTACCTTTTAGTCTGTTAGCCGCAGAAAATGAGTCAAAAGATCCTTTAAAAATAGCTAAATCTTTTGATAAAAATCATGCCGAAAAATTTGGGGAATTATTAGTACAAGATAGAGACGGAAGAATAGAACCTGTAGATACTCTATCTAGAATGGTATTGGCAAAAGTTACAAAAAAAGAAAAATTTTTGGGACTTTCTTCAAATCAAGTTTTTTTAGGAATGACGATAAAACCAAATATCTGGCAAAATATAAAAATGATATATGTACACCATCCAAAACTTAAAGAGATTTTGGGTTTGAAAAGTGAAGAAAAATATGCCTCTTTTAAAGAGTTTTTTGATCAAAACGGCAATTATCTTATAGAAAAGTATGTACAAGTAGCAGTTGCAAAAAAACCCTCTCAAAGAGATAAACTTGATAAAGAGGTTATAAAAGTTGATGAGAGAGTTAACGTATGTTATCTTGTTTATACCGGCGAACTTTTAAGAATCTTTCCAAAACCCAACGATAAAAATCAAAAATGGTACTCTCCTATTGAAGCTATCAAGACATTTCCTCCAAAACAAGCAGAGCTTGTACGTCTTATAACCGCTAGCTATTTTTCCAATATTGACGAAGCTCTTGTAAGCGGTGATTGGGAGAAGGCCGATAAAGCTTTAGAGGTTATTAAAGATTATCAAAAGTATTACGGCGCTTCTATAATACCTAGTAAAACTAAACTAAAAGCGGAACTTTTGTACAACAAGTTAGATATTTTCAATAGATTAGTTCCATACTATACGATTATAGGTTTTTTACTTTTGATCTTAATCTTAGTAAATCTAATAAATCCAAAAATAAAGATAGAAGCCGTTATAAAGATAGGTCTATTTTTTATAATTTTGGGATTTTTAGCTCAAACTTTTGGTCTTGGGCTTAGATGGTATGTGGCCGGACATGCACCTTGGAGTGACGGTTACGAGTCTATGGTTTACATATCTTGGGCTATAGTTCTTGCCGGATTTTTCTTTTCAAAAAACTCTCCGATAGCTCTAGCTGCAACCGCTTTACTTAGCGGGCTAATCCTTTTCGTAGCTCATCTTAATTGGCTTGATCCTCAAATAACCAATCTCGTTCCCGTTTTAAAATCGTACTGGCTTATGATTCACGTTTCGGTTATTACGGCAAGTTACGGCTTTTTGGGGCTTAGCGCTCTTTTAGCCTTTATAGTCTTGATACTCTATATTTTTATGAACGAAAACAATAAAAAAATACTTATTCTTACGATAAAAGAGCTTACGTATACAAACGAAATGAGTCTTATTGTAGGGCTTATTTTAGTGACAATCGGAAACTTTTTAGGGGGCGTTTGGGCAAATGAGAGTTGGGGAAGATATTGGGGATGGGATCCTAAAGAGACTTGGGCTTTGGTAACGATCCTTATCTATGCTTGTGTAGAACATATGAGACTAGTTCCTAAACTAAACGGACTTTTTTTGTATAACGTAGCTTCTTTGCTTGCTTTTTCCTCGGTTATAATGACCTATTTTGGGGTAAATTTCTATCTATCCGGGCTTCATTCGTATGCTCAAGGAGATCCTGTACCTATCCCAACTTGGGTCTATTACGCCGTAGCGCTTCTGTTTTCGTTAATAGCCGCCGCTTACTATAAAAGAAGAAAATTGAACGTAGATTTGAGGATGAATTAA
- a CDS encoding shikimate dehydrogenase, producing MTLFCIFGNPVSHSKSPLMHNSAFKAFGIKSCYTRYSLNDGNRLKEKFFELKLKGANITVPYKEEAYKACDEIRGIASKIGAVNTIVENNGKLIGYNTDASGFLESIKNFEFKNALILGAGGTAKAIAEIFNEKNIEFAILNRSEKRLDTFKKKGYKCYSWEKFEIKHFDLIINTTSAGLDNNSLPLKEDILVKLFESAKYAVDVIYAKNTPFLALAKKLGLTAKDGEDMLLYQGVLAFEIFTDFKYDKKDISKYMRSGLKSL from the coding sequence ATGACTCTTTTTTGTATATTCGGAAATCCGGTAAGCCACTCAAAATCGCCTCTTATGCACAACAGCGCTTTTAAAGCTTTTGGTATAAAAAGTTGTTATACTAGATACTCTTTAAATGACGGAAATAGGCTAAAAGAGAAATTTTTTGAACTAAAACTCAAAGGGGCAAATATAACGGTTCCTTACAAAGAAGAGGCATATAAAGCGTGCGACGAGATAAGAGGAATTGCTTCAAAAATAGGTGCCGTAAATACCATTGTTGAGAATAACGGCAAATTAATAGGCTACAATACTGACGCATCGGGATTTTTAGAAAGTATAAAAAACTTCGAGTTCAAAAACGCTCTTATTTTAGGAGCTGGTGGTACCGCTAAGGCTATAGCCGAAATATTCAACGAAAAAAATATAGAGTTTGCCATATTAAATAGAAGTGAAAAAAGATTAGATACTTTCAAGAAAAAAGGCTATAAGTGTTACTCCTGGGAAAAATTTGAAATAAAACATTTTGATTTGATTATAAATACTACAAGTGCGGGACTGGATAATAACTCTCTTCCTTTGAAAGAAGATATTCTTGTTAAACTATTTGAGTCTGCAAAATATGCTGTTGATGTTATTTACGCTAAAAATACCCCATTTTTGGCTTTGGCTAAAAAGCTTGGACTAACGGCAAAAGATGGGGAAGATATGCTTTTATATCAAGGAGTTTTAGCATTTGAGATTTTTACCGATTTTAAATATGATAAAAAAGATATATCAAAATATATGCGCAGCGGACTAAAGTCTTTATAA
- a CDS encoding DUF4395 domain-containing protein, translating into MKANSCPISQNRTDSYLERIEAFISAIIVTVFIVTCSFIFPLILLFDYILKLSSRNKSGLFKPVAKKCKDILNLPQKDVDEAPKKFAKILGTIISFNLIILYTFQLHIPAVIVSLIFITFALLEAFFDFCAGCKIYSLIKRYYN; encoded by the coding sequence ATGAAAGCTAATTCCTGCCCAATATCACAAAATAGAACAGATTCATATTTGGAAAGAATAGAGGCTTTCATTAGCGCTATTATAGTTACCGTTTTTATAGTAACTTGTTCGTTTATTTTTCCTTTGATTTTACTGTTTGATTATATATTAAAACTCTCATCACGTAATAAATCCGGTTTATTTAAGCCTGTTGCAAAAAAGTGTAAAGATATTTTAAATCTTCCTCAAAAGGATGTTGATGAGGCTCCCAAAAAATTCGCTAAGATTTTGGGAACTATAATCTCTTTCAATCTAATAATCTTATATACTTTTCAACTTCATATTCCCGCCGTAATAGTCTCTTTGATATTTATAACATTTGCTCTTCTTGAAGCATTTTTTGATTTTTGTGCTGGTTGTAAAATCTATAGTTTGATAAAACGATATTACAACTGA
- the dnaJ gene encoding molecular chaperone DnaJ, giving the protein MIDIDYYELLEVNRNASFEEIKKAYRKLALKYHPDRNPGNKEAEEKFKMINEAYQVLSDKEKRALYDRYGKRGLENQGFEGFSHSSYEDIMDFFESVFGGSFGGFGFGRRRDEQKYPLDLSLEMTISFNEAFFGTQKEIEYEYKVPCNACKGTGAENANIITCSECGGRGQIFYRQGFMTFSQTCPRCSGSGKIAAQKCNECKGLGYERVKEKIKINIPEGIDNEDRIRVGKKGNIGVKGERGDLYITFYVEEDEHFVRYNDDIYLEVPVFFTQAILGQTIKIPTPRGEKELKLPSGAKDKQQFVFKGEGAKNVRTGRVGNLIAQIKIEYPKKLTNEQKELLEKLQESFGIESKPHEKKFESVFDKIKSWFNK; this is encoded by the coding sequence TTGATAGATATAGACTATTATGAACTTTTAGAAGTTAATAGAAACGCATCTTTTGAAGAGATTAAAAAAGCATACAGAAAACTAGCTCTAAAGTATCATCCCGACAGAAATCCTGGAAACAAAGAGGCTGAAGAAAAATTTAAGATGATAAATGAAGCATACCAAGTTTTAAGCGATAAAGAAAAAAGAGCTCTATATGATAGATACGGAAAAAGAGGGCTAGAAAATCAAGGTTTTGAGGGTTTTAGCCACAGTTCATACGAAGATATTATGGACTTTTTCGAATCGGTTTTTGGCGGGAGTTTTGGAGGATTTGGATTTGGTAGAAGAAGAGACGAACAAAAATATCCTCTAGATTTGTCTTTAGAGATGACTATCTCATTTAACGAAGCGTTTTTTGGAACACAAAAAGAGATAGAGTATGAGTATAAAGTTCCTTGTAATGCCTGCAAAGGTACAGGTGCCGAAAACGCAAACATAATAACCTGTTCCGAATGCGGCGGTAGAGGACAGATTTTCTATAGACAAGGATTTATGACATTTTCTCAAACTTGCCCAAGATGCTCAGGAAGCGGGAAAATTGCGGCGCAAAAGTGTAATGAATGTAAAGGATTGGGATATGAACGCGTTAAAGAAAAGATTAAAATAAACATACCAGAGGGAATAGACAACGAAGATAGAATTAGAGTAGGTAAAAAAGGAAATATCGGCGTCAAAGGCGAAAGAGGCGATCTTTATATAACTTTCTATGTTGAGGAAGACGAACATTTTGTTAGATACAACGACGATATATATCTTGAAGTTCCTGTATTTTTCACTCAAGCGATTTTAGGTCAAACTATAAAAATACCTACTCCAAGAGGTGAAAAGGAGTTGAAACTACCATCCGGCGCAAAAGATAAACAGCAGTTTGTCTTTAAAGGAGAGGGAGCTAAAAACGTAAGGACAGGAAGAGTCGGCAACCTAATAGCACAAATCAAGATAGAATATCCTAAAAAATTGACTAATGAGCAAAAAGAGCTTCTAGAAAAACTTCAAGAGAGTTTCGGTATAGAGAGTAAACCTCACGAAAAAAAGTTTGAATCCGTTTTCGATAAAATAAAAAGTTGGTTCAATAAATAA
- the nhaA gene encoding Na+/H+ antiporter NhaA — protein sequence MKILEDFIQKESTAGILLIFVTFLALILQNSPLSEFYNNFLHTPVEIRFADLQIAKPLLLWVNDGLMAIFFFLIGLEVKREVLEGHLSSIKQAILPTIAAIGGMIVPALIFIAFNLEDPFALNGWAIPTATDIAFALGILSLLGNRVPVSLKIFLMALAIIDDIGAIIIIALFYTSNLSVVSIVIASISLLVLFIMNRVGVVKKAAYIIVGIILWVSVLKSGVHATLAGVALAFMIPLYSTDKNGKKFSMLKEMEHDLHYWVAFFILPLFAFVNAGVDLRGISINEIFGSVPLGIMLGLFIGKQLGVFGFSWLAIKLKVASLPQNSNWIQLYGVSVLTGIGFTMSLFVDSLAFNDSEIYKYADKLAILIGSFLSGIIGFIILKTIKIDRRNDES from the coding sequence TTGAAAATATTAGAAGATTTTATACAAAAAGAGTCTACGGCTGGTATTTTACTGATTTTTGTTACTTTTTTAGCGTTAATTTTACAAAATAGTCCATTATCGGAGTTCTACAACAACTTTTTACACACCCCTGTAGAGATAAGATTTGCGGACCTGCAGATAGCAAAGCCACTTCTTTTATGGGTTAATGATGGGCTTATGGCAATATTTTTCTTTTTAATAGGTTTAGAGGTTAAAAGAGAGGTTTTAGAAGGACATCTATCATCGATCAAACAGGCTATATTGCCAACAATAGCGGCAATAGGAGGCATGATAGTCCCGGCTTTGATATTCATAGCTTTCAATCTTGAAGATCCTTTCGCTCTTAACGGTTGGGCTATTCCGACCGCTACAGATATAGCTTTTGCTCTTGGAATACTCTCTTTATTAGGCAACAGAGTACCGGTTTCGCTTAAAATATTTTTAATGGCACTTGCTATTATCGACGATATAGGCGCTATTATAATAATTGCTCTATTTTATACCAGTAATTTATCTGTCGTTTCCATCGTTATAGCTTCTATATCCCTACTGGTTTTATTTATAATGAATAGAGTCGGAGTAGTAAAAAAGGCTGCATATATAATTGTTGGAATTATCCTTTGGGTAAGTGTATTAAAATCTGGAGTTCATGCGACTTTAGCAGGAGTAGCGCTAGCTTTTATGATTCCTTTATATTCCACAGATAAAAATGGAAAAAAGTTTTCAATGCTTAAAGAGATGGAGCATGACTTACATTACTGGGTAGCTTTTTTTATTCTCCCTCTTTTTGCTTTCGTAAACGCCGGCGTAGATTTAAGGGGTATATCGATTAATGAAATATTCGGTTCCGTTCCTCTAGGTATTATGCTTGGCTTGTTTATAGGAAAACAGTTGGGAGTTTTTGGTTTTAGTTGGCTTGCTATAAAACTAAAAGTCGCATCACTTCCTCAAAACAGTAACTGGATACAGCTATATGGCGTCTCGGTTTTAACCGGAATAGGGTTTACAATGAGTCTTTTTGTAGATTCTTTAGCTTTTAATGATAGCGAAATATACAAATATGCCGATAAACTTGCAATTTTAATAGGCTCTTTTTTATCTGGTATTATAGGTTTTATTATTCTTAAAACTATAAAAATAGATAGGAGAAATGATGAAAGCTAA
- the recR gene encoding recombination mediator RecR codes for MKRGFKKFDELVNVLESLPTIGKKSAMRLAFYMVMEDSFNALKIAHTIESAVRDIRKCKRCGGLSEDELCHICSDERRDGSMLCIVENAKDILIIEESREFNGKYFVLDSLEDRIDELKSLIKEEGVKEIIFALTPSIANDAVMIFIEDNLKDFDITFTKIAQGVPTGVSLENVDTLSLTKALKDRVKV; via the coding sequence TTGAAAAGAGGTTTTAAAAAATTTGACGAATTGGTAAACGTTTTAGAATCTTTACCCACTATAGGAAAGAAGAGTGCGATGAGACTTGCTTTTTATATGGTTATGGAAGATAGTTTTAATGCACTAAAAATTGCGCATACGATAGAGAGTGCGGTAAGAGATATAAGAAAATGCAAAAGATGCGGTGGGCTTAGCGAAGATGAGCTCTGCCATATCTGTAGCGATGAGCGAAGAGATGGATCTATGCTATGTATAGTGGAAAATGCTAAAGATATTTTGATCATAGAAGAGAGTCGTGAGTTTAATGGAAAATATTTTGTTTTAGACTCTTTAGAAGATAGGATAGATGAACTAAAAAGTTTAATAAAAGAGGAGGGGGTTAAAGAGATTATATTTGCGTTAACTCCTTCTATAGCAAATGACGCCGTTATGATATTTATAGAAGATAATTTAAAAGATTTCGATATTACTTTTACGAAGATTGCGCAAGGAGTTCCGACGGGAGTTAGTTTAGAAAACGTAGATACACTATCTTTGACTAAAGCGTTAAAAGATAGAGTCAAAGTATAA